The segment GCGCAAAAATCGCCGATCGCTCCCCCGATGCAGCCCCCATCATTCGCCAACCCGAACAGCTACAACAGAGAACTTCCCCCCAAGTTTATCAAACCCTCAGTCAACTCCTAGATGGTCAGCAAACCCTACGGGACTTAGCAGTGAGGATGAAGCGAGATGTGGTCACCGTCACCAGTTCTCTACTGCCCTACATTCAAATGGGGTTAGTGGAATTGATTTCTATTGCCGATCTCAAACCCCCTGTGTCCCTCCCTCCGCCCTCCGTAACCAATCTGCAAAACAGTGCCCCTGGTCCATTAATTGCCTGTATTGATGACAGTCCCCTGATGTGTCAAACCATGGAAAAAATCCTAACGGAAGCTAATTATCAATTTATCGGCATTAATGATCCCTTGCGGGCGATCGCTATTTTACTATCGCGCAAACCTGCACTGATTTTTTTAGATTTGGTGATGCCTAATGCCAATGGCTATGAAATTTGCTCCCAACTTCGGAAACTCGCCTTTTTCCGCCAAACGCCCATCATTATTTTGACCGGTAATGACGGCATTGTTGATCGCGTCAGAGCCAAAATGGTTGGATCAACGGACTTTCTCAGTAAACCCGTTAACCCCGAAATGGTTTTAACTGCCATCGACAAACATCTCAAAACATTAGCGGCGGTTTAAGGATGATTGAGCATCCCGATGTTAGTTTGACCAACTTTAGGGGAATGCTAGAAAAAAGAGATCCTATCCTAAATTCATTTCATTATATTGGTTTATTGAGGCACAAAAGCTATGGGAACCGCCCTGATCGTTGAAGATTCCTTAACCGAACGCGAAATTATCAGCCAATGCTTGCAACGAGCTGGCTTAAGCGTATCCATCGCCGTGAGTGGAGAAGAAGCCCTAGAAAAGCTTAATATCAGCCTTCCGGATGTGATTGTCCTCGATGT is part of the Rippkaea orientalis PCC 8801 genome and harbors:
- a CDS encoding response regulator; the protein is MTAQYPPSNPISIQEFTASKQANFFDTLKQPRFSGQLVLTDPKGEQWFFYMYLGRIMYATGGLHPVRRWRRHVAVYLPQIAAHLSSIQIDLTSLNTQDFRLCWEYQLLCVWVEQHKISREQAARLIRSLIVEVLFDITQIMDVTCELRQNNLLSTRLVLIDADQVISEAQQLWQTWQGAKIADRSPDAAPIIRQPEQLQQRTSPQVYQTLSQLLDGQQTLRDLAVRMKRDVVTVTSSLLPYIQMGLVELISIADLKPPVSLPPPSVTNLQNSAPGPLIACIDDSPLMCQTMEKILTEANYQFIGINDPLRAIAILLSRKPALIFLDLVMPNANGYEICSQLRKLAFFRQTPIIILTGNDGIVDRVRAKMVGSTDFLSKPVNPEMVLTAIDKHLKTLAAV